The Bacillota bacterium genome contains a region encoding:
- a CDS encoding branched-chain amino acid ABC transporter permease, which translates to MSYYVTVGVFTAITIIGVLGTFVLTGLTGLFSLGQAAFMGLGAYVSALAVVTFHVPFPLAVVLAVLVAIGVGYFIGSTTLKIRQDFFALATFGFGEAARAVMNESVKWTGGAMGFAGVPKLTTPWLAVVSLIVAVWLVRNVRYSKFGRDCLAIRTDELAAEVMGINAFDHKLKVFLLGAGLSAFAGALMAFFTTYVEPAMFGWMQSAIWIIMVFFGGRDSLTGVIIGAATLSALPEVLRFASQWRVAIYCLIILLIINFRPAGLFGRWELSLETLGLKRRPGAGGGSGRGKPEAAKGGAQANA; encoded by the coding sequence GTGTCTTACTATGTCACGGTAGGGGTTTTCACCGCCATCACCATTATCGGGGTGCTCGGGACCTTCGTCCTGACCGGCCTGACGGGCCTTTTCTCGCTGGGTCAGGCGGCCTTCATGGGCCTCGGCGCCTACGTCTCGGCCCTAGCCGTGGTCACCTTCCACGTGCCCTTCCCGCTGGCCGTGGTCCTGGCCGTCTTGGTGGCCATCGGGGTCGGCTACTTTATCGGGTCCACCACCCTGAAGATCCGTCAGGATTTCTTTGCCCTGGCCACCTTCGGCTTCGGTGAGGCCGCCCGGGCGGTGATGAATGAGTCGGTCAAGTGGACCGGCGGGGCCATGGGCTTCGCCGGGGTCCCCAAGCTGACCACGCCCTGGCTGGCGGTGGTCTCCCTGATTGTCGCGGTCTGGCTGGTCCGCAACGTTCGCTACTCCAAGTTCGGCCGGGACTGCCTGGCCATTCGGACGGACGAGTTGGCCGCCGAGGTCATGGGGATCAACGCCTTCGACCACAAACTGAAGGTCTTTCTGCTCGGCGCCGGTCTGTCGGCCTTCGCCGGGGCCCTGATGGCTTTCTTCACGACTTATGTCGAGCCGGCCATGTTTGGCTGGATGCAGTCGGCCATCTGGATCATCATGGTCTTCTTCGGTGGGCGCGACAGCCTCACCGGGGTGATCATCGGGGCGGCCACCCTCTCGGCCCTGCCGGAGGTGCTGCGGTTCGCCTCGCAATGGCGGGTCGCCATCTATTGCCTCATCATCCTGCTGATTATCAACTTCCGACCGGCGGGACTCTTCGGTCGATGGGAGTTGTCCTTGGAGACCCTTGGGCTCAAGCGGCGACCGGGCGCGGGCGGCGGCTC